The genomic region ATTTTCAGTCCTATACCCCAACGCTTATTAGGCTTTAAAATACCAACCTTCCCATGGAGTGAGTGGATTCCTTTCTTATTTTCACTTGTCATTTTCAGTTATGGTGGTATACCTTTCCTTCAAATGTCCATACCTGAATTACGACATCGCAGACCAGGTATGATGACACTGATTTCTTTAGCAATCTCCATTGCTTTTGTTTATAGTATTCTGGCACAAATTACCAATCTTGGAGAGGGATTCTTTTGGGAACTAGTTACATTAATTGATGTAATGCTTCTTGGTCACTGGCTTGAAATGCGTTCTGTACGTCAAGCCTCTGGTGCTTTAAACGAACTTGCTAAATTAATGCCAGATACTGCTGAACGTATTTTACCAGATGGAAGTGTTGAAATTGTTTCTACTTCTGCTTTACACATCGGAGATCTTGTATTGGTACGCCCAGGCACAAGCATACCTGCTGATGGCGAAGTAGTTGATGGTGAGTCAAATGTTAATGAAGCGATGATCACTGGGGAATCTCGTCCTGTTAGTAAATTACCTGGATCAAAAGTTATTGCTGGAACAATTAATGGAGATGGTAGTTTGCGTATTCGCGTTACCGCTATTGGTGATCAAACTGCACTAGCAGGTATTATGCGTCTTGTAAAACAAGCGCAAATGTCTAAGTCTCCAACTCAAGTGCTCGCTGATCGTGCAGCAGGTTGGCTATTTTACATTGCCTTGATTGTAGCTGCTATTACTGCCATTGGATGGACCATAACTGTTGGTTTCAATGTTGAAGTTCTTATGCGTGTTGTTACAGTATTGGTTATTGCTTGTCCACACGCACTTGGTTTGGCTGTTCCATTGGTTGTTGCTATAACAACAGCACTTGGAGCTAAAAATGGAATTTTAGTTCGTGATCGATTGGCATTAGAAACCGCTCGTGATATAGATATAGTAGTTTTTGACAAAACTGGAACTCTAACCGAAGGTAAATTTGGTGTGGTAGGCATTGCAGTAAATAAGGGCTGGAATGAAAATGATGCATTAGCCCTTGCTGCAGCTATTGAAGGTGACTCGGAACATCTTATTGCCCAAGCAATACGGAAGGCAGCACAAGATCGTGGACTTACATTACCTTCTGTTAGTGAGTTCACTGCCTTGAAAGGGCGTGGTGTACGAGCCTTTTTCAATAATAAATCTGTTTATGTGGGTGGTCCACGCATGTTAGAAATGTTAGATTTACATCCGCCAGACTATTTTAAAACTTTTATCCAAACTGCAGGGGAGAAAGCGCAATCAGTAGTTTATTTAATTGTTGATAAACAAGTAGTTGCTGCATTCGCTGTAGCAGATGTTATACGCCCTGAAAGCAAAGAAGCTGTTCGTCGATTACATGAAATGGGTATTGAGGTTGCAATGTTAACAGGTGATAGTCAAGAAGTAGCACAGGCTGTTGCTGCTGAATTGGGTATTGATTATGTCTTTGCTCAAGTTCTCCCAGAACATAAAGTTCAGATAGTGGCTGATTTACAAACTAAAGGAAAACGTGTTGCTGTAGTTGGCGATGGAGTAAATGATGCACCAGCCCTAACCAAAGCGGATGTTGGAATTGCAATTGGCAGTGGTACAGATGTTGCAATCGAATCTGCTGGAGTAATTCTGGTTAAAAGTAATCCATTAGATGTGGTTAAGGTAATTGCTCTAAGTCGAGCTAGTTACCATAAGATGATCCAAAATCTATGGTGGGCTGCTGGCTACAACATTATTGCTCTACCACTTGCAGCAGGTGTTCTCGCTCGTTGGGGTATTTTGTTTTCTCCAGCCATTGGAGCACTCTTTATGTCACTTAGCACAATTATTGTTGCCATAAATGCTCAATTGTTACGTAGTGAGCGTCTATCAATACTAACACCCACTAAGTGATTACTACTATCGTTCAAATGAACAATGAAAATAGCCTTAATGTACATAAGATGAGAATAGTAGTCGATATTTTTTACCATCATGATCAAACTAAAACTGAAATATACAAATCTATATTAATCTAAAGTTTTTAATGAGAGAATATATGAAATTCTCAAGGATATTTAAAATTGCACTTTAAACAACTTTCAGAATATAAAGTTATTGGGGAATAAATGAAATGTTTCACATAAGTAGTTATAAAAAATGAAGGTTTTAGAGGAAAAACGAAAAATAACATGGTATGAGATTGAACCTAGTTGAGCAGAAGAAGAAATGTTTTTACCATTTTAAAAAATGATTTTAAGAAATATAATTTAGATATATGAATTTTAAAAGAACAAAACTAACAGACAAGAGAAAAGATTACTGCATACTACCTACAATTGATGAATCAATAAAAAGTATGTATAGAAAAGGACAGTGTGAGGGAATTTTGTGGAATAGTAAAGAAAGAAAACAAAATTATAAAATAATTCTTGATAAAAAAATCCCGAGTTGGTTTCAAAATGAACCTGTAATTTATTATTTATCTAATTGATTAATAAAAAGGAGGTTTTAAATGAAAAAAGTTTTAGAAAGATTTCTAACTTTTGTAAAATTTGACACACAATCAAAAGAGGGAAGCGAGACTTATCCATCAACTGAAACACAAAAAATTTTTGCTGAATATCTTAAAAATGAGTTAATATCAATTGGAATGAAAGATGTTGAAGTTGATGAATACTCATATGTTTTTGCAACACTTCCTTCAAATGTTGACAAAGATATTCCACCTCTTGGATTTATGGCCCATATGGATACAGCACCAAATATGAGCGGTAAAAATGTAAATCCAAAAGTTATAGAAAATTATGATGGAAAAGAAATTATTCTTAATGAAAAAGAAAATATTGTCCTTTCTCCAAAATATTATCCTGAAATTTTAAAATATATTGGTGATGATATTGTTGTAACTGATGGAACAACTCTTCTGGGCGCAGATGATAAGGGTGGAATTGCCGAAATTATAACTGCAATAGAATACATGATAAATCATCCTGAAATAAAACATGGAAAAATAAGAATTTGCTTTACTCCTGATGAAGAAA from Caldisericia bacterium harbors:
- a CDS encoding heavy metal translocating P-type ATPase, yielding MFRKRFWICLVLSVPVVIFSPIPQRLLGFKIPTFPWSEWIPFLFSLVIFSYGGIPFLQMSIPELRHRRPGMMTLISLAISIAFVYSILAQITNLGEGFFWELVTLIDVMLLGHWLEMRSVRQASGALNELAKLMPDTAERILPDGSVEIVSTSALHIGDLVLVRPGTSIPADGEVVDGESNVNEAMITGESRPVSKLPGSKVIAGTINGDGSLRIRVTAIGDQTALAGIMRLVKQAQMSKSPTQVLADRAAGWLFYIALIVAAITAIGWTITVGFNVEVLMRVVTVLVIACPHALGLAVPLVVAITTALGAKNGILVRDRLALETARDIDIVVFDKTGTLTEGKFGVVGIAVNKGWNENDALALAAAIEGDSEHLIAQAIRKAAQDRGLTLPSVSEFTALKGRGVRAFFNNKSVYVGGPRMLEMLDLHPPDYFKTFIQTAGEKAQSVVYLIVDKQVVAAFAVADVIRPESKEAVRRLHEMGIEVAMLTGDSQEVAQAVAAELGIDYVFAQVLPEHKVQIVADLQTKGKRVAVVGDGVNDAPALTKADVGIAIGSGTDVAIESAGVILVKSNPLDVVKVIALSRASYHKMIQNLWWAAGYNIIALPLAAGVLARWGILFSPAIGALFMSLSTIIVAINAQLLRSERLSILTPTK